Part of the Variovorax paradoxus B4 genome, GGATCTTCGCGAGCGGCGGCCTGGACGAGCACCAGGTGCGCGACCTGCTGCGGTCGGGCGCGCCGATCGAGGGTTTCGGCATCGGCACGCGCATGAACACATCCGCTGACGCCCCGTACCTCGATTGCGCGTACAAGCTGGTGGAGTATGCGGGCCTGCCCCGGCGCAAGCGCTCCGAGGGCAAGGCCACCTGGCCGGGCTGCAAGCAGGTGTTCAGGCACTTCGGCGCGGACGGTGCCATGGCCGGCGACACCCTGGGCCTGCATGACGAGCGCGGCGCCGGCAAGCCGTTGCTCGAATTCGTCGTGGCGGGCGGCCGGCGCGGGATCGCCTCGCCGGGGCTGGATGGCAGCCGGGAGCATGCCCGCTGGCAGCTGGCGGCCCTGCCGGCGCGGCTGCGCGAGCTGGAAGCGGCCGAGCCTTTCGCCGTCGCCGTGTCGCCGGCACTGGCGACGCTGGCCCGCCAGGTCGATGCACGCACGGGTGCCGCCGTGCGGACCGGGCATGCCTGAGCGCGTGCCCGTCGAGGCCAAAGTGGCTGCCCTGCGCGAGCCGGGCGCCTATCCGGGCCCCGCGCAGCCGGTCGATGTGATCGAAACCCACATGTCGTGGGTTTTTCTCACCGGCCAGTTCGTCTACAAGCTGAAGAAGCCCGCGCGCTACGACGGGCTGGATTGCCGCCGGGTCGAAATGCGGCGCTTCTTCTGCTTCGAGGAGCTGCGGCTCAACCGAAGGCTCGCGCCATCGGTCTACCTCGACGTCGTGGCCTTGCGCCAGGATGGGCAGGGCCGGCTGCGGATCGGGCGCGATGGTGAAGTGGTGGACTGGCTGGTCTGGATGCGCCGGCTGCCCGCGCAGCTGACGCTCGACCGGCTGATCGAGGCGGGGAGCGCGACGCCGGCCCACATGCGCCGGGTTGCCGCACACCTGGCCGCGTTCTACCGCGGCCTGTCGCCCGCCATGGGCGATCACCATCGGCTGATGGCCCGGCTGCGCCGCGACATCGACACGTTCGAGGGGGCGCTGTGCAAGCCGGCCTGGGCCTTGCCCGCCGACGACGTGACAGCGGTCTGCAGCCGGCTGCGGGCGGCGCTGACCGATTGCCGGGAGGTCCTGGAAGCGCGCGTGCGGGCCGGCCGGGTCGTGGAAGGGCATGGGGACCTGCGACCCGAGCACGTATGGCTCGGCGAGCCCCTTGCGATCATCGACTGCCTGGAATTCTCGGCGGAACTGCGCACCCTCGATGTCGCGGACGAACTGGGCTTCCTCGCGCTCGAGTGCGAGCGGCTCGGCGCGCCGCAGCTCGGCCGCGCCCTGTTCGACGCGTTCGCGGAGTCCACGGGCGATGTGCCGGACCCGGCGCTCGTGGATTTCTACCAGGCGTTCCGTGCCTGCGTTCGGGCGAACATTGCCATCCGGCACCTCCGGGAGGCGTGTTACCGCGACGACCCGAAATGGCCGCGGCGCGCGCGCGAGTACCTGGCGCTCGCTGCGCAGCGCATGGCCCCGGCATAGGCCCGCGCCAACTCGTCGATCACATGCACGAGGCACAGGCGTCCGTGGGCCAGCCTTGCAATGCCGATCGCCTCCTGCAGGCTGCGCCGCGAGGTCGGGCCGCCATCGCAAGGCACGAGGATCCGCTGGTCCACGCCATGCTCCTTCGGCATTGTTTGAGCACTTGAGGTACTGGAAGGCGCGGCCGTGCGGCACGGTGCTCGTTGATCTGGCCCAATGGCGGAGAGGTCGCCGTGCAGATCCGACCGCCCGGTGCGCCGGACTGGCATTCCTTGCGCTATCTCAAGAAGGCATGCAGCGAAGGCGCATACCGTGAGGGCATGAAAGCACTCGTGTACCAGGGCCCCGGCCTCAAATCCCTCGAAGACCGCCCCATGCCGCAGATCCAGGCGCCAGGCGACGCGGTCGTGAAGATCCTCAAGACGACCATCTGCGGCACCGACCTGCACATCCTCAAGGGCGACGTGCCGACCTGCACGCCGGGCCGCATCCTCGGGCACGAAGGGGTGGGCGTCATCGAGGCCGTCGGCGCCGGCGTGACGGCCTTCCACCCGGGCGACCATGTGCTGATCTCGTGCATCTCCTCGTGCGGCAAGTGCGAGTACTGCCGCCGCGGCATGTATTCGCACTGCACGAGCGGTGGCTGGATCCTGGGCAACACCATCGACGGCACGCAGGCCGAATACGTGCGCATCCCGCATGCGGACACCAGCCTCTATCCCGTTCCCCCGGGTGCGGACGAAGAGGCACTGGTGATGCTCAGCGACATCCTGCCGACCGGCTTCGAGTGCGGCGTGCTCAACGGCAAGGTCGCGCCCGGCAGCACGGTGGCCATCGTGGGCGCCGGGCCGATCGGCCTGGCCACGCTGCTCACGGCCCGGTTCTATTCGCCCGCGCAGATCATCCTGATCGACCTGGACGATGGCCGGCTCGAGGTCGCGCGCCGCTTCGGCGCGACGCACACCGTCAACAGCAGCGACGGCAAGGCGGCCGAGGCGGTGCTGGCGCTGACCGGCGGCCGCGGCGTCGACGTGTCGATCGAGGCGGTCGGCATACCGGCCACCTTCGTGCTGTGCCAGGACATCGTGGCGCCCGGTGGCACCATTGCGAACATCGGCGTCCACGGGCACCCGGCCGAGCTCCACCTGGAGCGGCTGTGGTCGCAGAACATCGCGATCACCACGCGGCTGGTCGACACGGTCTCGACGCCCCTGCTGCTGAAGACGGTGCAGTCGCAGAAGGTGGACCCGGGCCAGCTGATCACCCACCGGTTCACGCTGGACCAGGTCCTCGATGCCTACGACACCTTCGGGCGCGCCGCCGAGACGCATGCACTCAAGGTGATCATCGAGGCGTAGGGCCCTGTTCGCTCCGGTGCCGGCAAATGCGGGCTGCGGCGCTGACTTGATCGGCATCAAGCTGCCCGTGCGGCGCGCGGACGAAGATTCGCCCACCGCCCACCGCCCACCGCCCACCGCCCACCGCCCACATCCCGCGCCTTGCGCCGCGCATCACCGAGCAG contains:
- a CDS encoding universal stress protein yields the protein MPVRRTGRSDLHGDLSAIGPDQRAPCRTAAPSSTSSAQTMPKEHGVDQRILVPCDGGPTSRRSLQEAIGIARLAHGRLCLVHVIDELARAYAGAMRCAASARYSRARRGHFGSSR
- a CDS encoding zinc-dependent alcohol dehydrogenase family protein, which translates into the protein MKALVYQGPGLKSLEDRPMPQIQAPGDAVVKILKTTICGTDLHILKGDVPTCTPGRILGHEGVGVIEAVGAGVTAFHPGDHVLISCISSCGKCEYCRRGMYSHCTSGGWILGNTIDGTQAEYVRIPHADTSLYPVPPGADEEALVMLSDILPTGFECGVLNGKVAPGSTVAIVGAGPIGLATLLTARFYSPAQIILIDLDDGRLEVARRFGATHTVNSSDGKAAEAVLALTGGRGVDVSIEAVGIPATFVLCQDIVAPGGTIANIGVHGHPAELHLERLWSQNIAITTRLVDTVSTPLLLKTVQSQKVDPGQLITHRFTLDQVLDAYDTFGRAAETHALKVIIEA